In Natranaerovirga hydrolytica, the sequence AATTCTTTTTTATCTGGATTGTATATGGTTTCAAAATACTCTGAAGGTAAAACAATGACACTATCTGCAGGATCACCATCATATTCGCCTGAACTTGGTATGGTTAATAGTGAAACCGTTGGCGAATAGTCATCTGATTCCCTGGTTAGTATTTGATTGTTATCTCCTTCTAATATGACTCTTGTTTTTAACCTAAAATAATATCTCCTATTAGGAATGAGCTCATTTACTTTAATTAAATTTCGTTCTAACTTTTCTACATTAGCTGGTAATATATCGTCATTACCTTCTGTCAACTCAACATATTGAGGATCCACAAATCTTGGATTATCCGCTATTTCTACAATATATACAAAAGATTTTCTTACATTTGCATCTACGTAATCCTCTGGATTATCTTCTGGATCTAATAACCATTCTAATGTTAAAAAATCCTCACCTCTATTTTCTTCATAACCAAAAGGTCTTAACTTATCTAATGAAGCCAAACCAATACCTCTTGGGGGTAATGGTTTATTAATATCTTCTGTTGTAACAATTAATGGATTACTCCAAGCTGATATACTATTGGTTTCAGATTGAATGGCTCTAATCCAAAAATAATACTCTGTATTTGGAAAAAGATCTCCAACCTTTTGTAAATAATCGGATCCGTTTGATGGATACAATGGATCATCTTCATCTGGCAACTCTATTGGTAGAACTTCTGAGTTACCGATGTCTTCGTATTCTGAGTATCTTATTTCATATTCTAAGTCCGTATTGTATCTCCATTTTATTGTTGCAGATATATCTGTAACATTATCCAATCTTAAAAGAGGTACTGTTGGATCAGGATGTATATCTTGCTCTTCTGGCTCTGTTATAACGATTATAGGCGTTGGATAATGAGCCAGTAATTCACCTCCATTTAGATCTACTCTATAAGGATAGAGTAACAATAAATATTGTGTATTGGCATTTAGTCCTGTTTCTGTGTAATCTAATAAATCTTCATCTCGATTGGGATTTATTTCTCTCCATTCTACAGGATCAATATCATCTCTATCTCTTTCTAATAACTCAATGATATAATCATTTAAATCATACTCATTATCTATATTCTGTCGATTATTAATTGCATTTTTCACTTCACTATAGGGTATTCTATGAAATTTATAATTAACATCTGATACACCAAATGGATCTTCTCCAAGATTGATTTCTCTTATAAAATAATCTTGATCATTAATTAATGGCAACAGCCTATCTCTAATGGTGCTTTCTTGCATATCATATATAGGCAAATGTGTGTATCCCTCTTCTTCTTCAAAAGAAATATCCCCATTTGAATTAATCCAAACCTCTGTGTGCCACTCATCTTCTCCGTTATTCATAAAAAACACTTCAAACCAATTTTCTTTCCATTCAAAAGTCACTGTGGTTTGTGTTGTTTCTTCATCTCTAACTTTTAAAGGGGGTTTTACTATACTTGGCGGAAAATAAATATTACCTTCATAATCAAAATATATTGCTACTATATTAGGTTCTGAATAAACATCTCGGCTTCCCCAATCTTTTAAGGCTTCAACTTTTATATAATATAACTGATTAGGTACAATGTCTTGTAATCCTTGCTCATCAGAATCAAAATATTGGGTCAATACTTCCCGATAACCTAAAATCTCATTTGCATCGTCCCGTATAATATTGTTTTCATTAATTTGATCATATCTTTTTCTATCTACTACTCTTATTGCCGAAGACAAATCTTCTATGTTTTTAGCAACATATATATTGTAATATACATCTCTATCAACGATTACATCTCCGTAAGTGTCTGACTCCTCATTAATATCTCTTCTTCTAAAGGGCGTGAAAACAAATTGCAAACTGTTATTATCTTGATTATAAGTAAAGATATCTTCTGAATTCAATAATTGATTTCTATTGCCACTAAATTCATCTCCAGGCAATAAATATTCTTCTTCTATTTTTTCTCTTAACGTATTTCCTGTTCCATAGTCATTAACCAGTTGATCCATAATATTTCTAGACAATGGTTTTGGTACTTGTGGCTGAGTTGGTCTAATCATTAGTTCAGCTGGAACATATGGCACTCTATCTGACCGTGCGATAATAGGGTCAAGTCCAGTCCCACCATAAGTTACTTCTATTTGATATTCTACTTCCCTATTTGGCTTAGGCACTTGATAATATTCTACATTAGCTGCATCTCCATCAAATATAGCAACATTTCTACTTTGTCCTCCAGAGTATTCAATGATTCTAGCTTCAATTAAGCTGTACTCATTCTCTTCTTGACCAACTTTGAAATTATCAGGTATGCTCCAATCTAATCTTACATAATTACCAACTTCACTGACTCTTAAATCAATATTTGTAGACGTTGTAAATATATACGGATAATTTCTGTTTCTTTGTATAAGCTCTCCACCTAAATAATCTTGCATCGGTTCAACAATAATTGAGTAAATTTGACCTGGATAAATATTCTGATCAATTGTGTATCTTAATCTATTTCTTCTAGCATTTTCATCGTAAAATTCCTCCACTGAATCAGATGTGCTGATCAAGTTATTTATTTCACCTTGTGCATTATTCAGCAAAGTTTCCTTTGCTTCATTAGAATAATCGCCAACTGCATATACAATTCTATAATCCAAATCTGCAATACCAACATCATCCCATATGACTGTTATGGCATCATCTGATGGATCTAATTCTACGTTTAAATCTGTTATGGCATATGCACTTGCTCGTGGTTCAGTTAAAGGCGCCACTTCTCTAATCATTTCACCATTGACTTCACGCCTTCTATAATACCTTGTTTGTACTGAGAATTCATACAAAGATCCTGTTTCTAAGTTCATTTCATCGTGAATGTCTAATGAATCTACACTGGCATCTGCATCAATTCTTAAAGTTCTTTGTTCATTTAAAGTAATGTTGTCAACAATAATTTCATAAAAAGGACTTTCGTACTCTAAATTCGTATCATAATTCCAATTGTTCATATCATTCCAACTAATTCCAATCCTAGGCCTTAGTATAGGTGTATTATTAACATAATTTTGACCAAGCGCATAATAAACTTCATCCACACTTACTGATGAAATGGGTGGTGTGCTTACTATTGCATTTATATTGATTGGGTTAATCACTGTTAACACACTGATTATTACTAGCAAATAACTGATTATTTTCTTCATATAAGCGCCTCCCTTCTTATTACTGTAATTGAGCTAAAAAGTTAATTAAATCTTTTATACTCATCCATTCGTTCGGTTGCAAGTTATTGTTTCTATCTAAAGGTATAATATTTAAATGGGCACCTGCTAAGATTTTTCTTCTTAAGGCCTCATCTATTGCTTCTATATCATTTACTTTATTAAAATTATTGATAGAAACACTATTTAGATTAACATTTTTTTTGATTTCATAAGCACTTAGCAAAATATCGTAGGCTTCTGCTCTAGACATGGGTCGATTTAAATCTAATCGATTAACGCGTATACCCATATTATTTAAATAATCAACGGCATTAGTGCCTGAACCTGACCCCATAATTTTTGCTATAGATTCTACTATTTGTTGCTTTGTGGCATTTCTATTTGGATTTCTAAGTTCATCACTTGAAAAAACATTGTTTAAGTTAAACGTATTTATTATTTTTGCTTCTTGCTGTGTATAATTGTTTAAATCAATACCAGAATCTACTAATATATAGCTTCCTGTTTGATTGGCATTAACAAAATGTCTTCCTAAACTTTGGGTAACATTAAGATGATTCCAACCTGTAGAGCTTCTATGAAAACCACTTATTGATTGATTAGAACTTTCTATTATCCAAGAAATTTGAATCGGTCTATTTATATTTGATACGTTTACATTTTTTTCCTTGGTGTTTCTTTCAAAAATCCTATGGGTTCTTCTCTGATGATCTCTTTTAACATTTTCTAGTACTTCATTTACAATAATATTTAATCTTTCATCATTGATTCCTGATTCTAATTCTTTTTCTAATTTATCAATCAGTTGAACTTCATGATTAGACGCAATTCTATCTAATTCTTGTAATATTCTAGTTTCCATTTCTTCTTCAATTAAATAACTTGGAATCAATCGAATTTGAATATCCATTAAATCACTAATGGGTACTAGATTATTAATTCTTCCATTAAACTCACCTTTTCTTATTCTTATATGAACATAATAGTCTTTAAACTCTGATTCGTATTGATTAATATCATCCCTTATATTGGTTATTTCTTTTGAAATCCTTTCACCAATGGTATTGGCTCTAATATTCAACTCTGTTTCTAAGGTTTTAATTAACATATTGGTATTTCTTGTATTAAAGGTTTCTATCATTTCTCCAGGCAAATAATAATCTAGGCTTTTTTTATCTTTAGTTAATAAATTGTATTGACCCGATAAGTTACTACCTATAATTTTTTCTTTTCTATATTTTACTGAAAGATTATTATCCTCTTCTTCAAGGATCCAATACTCTTGATCTTTTAACTTTTCTACTTCTCTTAAATAATACTCTATATATTGATCAAACTTTTCGTCTCTATCATAGTCTGATTGATCAAAATCCGTTCGGGTTTCTACTCTTTCAGAAAATCCAGATCTTGGATAAGTGGCCTCTTCTTCATCTGGCAAGTCATCCAGTTCCCTTGTTTTGTCTACGATTCTTACCCTTATACTATAAGACCTTCCAGACCTTAAATCAGAGACTCTATAAAACACACGTGTATAGCCATCTGGCGCTTCCTCATTTTTTGCTATAAAAGTTGATTCATATTCATCTGTATAATCAGAGTCCTCTTCACCTTTTACAAAAACCTCAATATCATATAAATCTGTGTTGACATCTTCATATGGTATTGGCACGTCAAATCGAATAACCGTTTCTGTTTTTGCATCATAATTATATGGCGAAGGCCTTGGTACAATCAAATTAATAGGTGGTGATATTGGCCTTGTTGTTATGGTATCCATAATCCAATTGGAAGATAATGACGTATCACCTTTTAAATTTGTTGTCCTAACATGATAATAAAACACCGTATTGGCTTGTAAGTCTGGATCCGTTATAGCTATACGATTACCATCTACTTCCACTTCTTGGTCACTCTCTTCAAAGCGATTATTGTTCAGATTATATTCTTCTAAAATATAATGACCATCTTCGTCTACAAACACTCTAAAAATACTTTTTAACTCATTTAAATCTTCTAATTCTGGGATAATATCATCTTCCAAATCTAAGGTTTTTTGTCTTAAGGCATCTGGTAGACTTCGATCTCTTAAAACAACAATTTCAAAACCTTGATCGCCTTGTTCAAAATTAAGTTCTCTAGGATATTCCCATTCTACTAATGCAACAGTCTCCGTTTCGTCAATAAAAGAGACCTCTAATTCTTCTGGCGCTAAAGGAAGAATTAAGTCATCGCCAGGGTCTTCTGGTTCTATTGGCGTGATAATGGTTAATGTTTCTGAACTGCTTCCATTAAGTGTTTCAACTTCTTCTAACTCTTCATCTATAATATTCAATTTAGGTCTAACTTTAAAATAATACCTATGATTTGAATCTAAATTTTCTACAGTAAAACTTAGATCATCCCTTATATTAGCTGGCATATGAATTTCTGATGATAAAACATCACCCTTTCTTAATGCTTCTATCTGTTCTTCCGTAAGATTTATAATTGCGTTGTTACCAATGGATTCATTATTGTTATCACCAAATTTAATCACATTATCTTCTTTTAATACCTTGTCTTCTTCTGAAGACAAAAACCATTCATAAGTCACTGTATCAATTGTTAAGTTTAATGGCGAAACCATATACTGCTCATAATCTTCTATATCAATACTATTCCAAGAAATTTCTACATCCCTATTGAATATACTCGTATCATAAGCTAATCCTGTTGGTATTGGGATAGAATACCGAATACTGTCTAAGGATATACTTGCTGGTACGGAGATATCACTTAATCCAGATACGTCATCAGATATATATACCGCTCGCATTCTAAAAAAGTATACATCTGGGAATTCAAAACCAAACGCTTGGCCATCTTCTATTAAATACTCTCCATTAAATTCGTCAATGTCTTCTTTTATATCTCGAACCTCTGACCATCCATCTTCATCTTTTAACACAATATTCCTTATGGCAAAACTTCTATTTTGTGAGCTGTAACCCTTAGAAAACTCGTTATTGTCATAGGGTTGCCCTACTTCTTTTCCTGTATCAACTTCAACTAATACAATATCTCCATCGTCATTTTTTTTAGCCTCGAAAACTTTTAGGACTTTGTAAGGGTCATCTTCTGTGCCTGATGGGTATTTATTAACCAATAGCTCATAATATATTTTTCCATTAATACTTTCATCTAGCATATTATCTAATAATGGATTAGCTGAAGTATTTAATGGTGACTCCCAAATCAAATCAAATTGTATGGCACTTGGGTCATCATCATCTAGAGAAGGAACCACAACAAGGTTATCAATTTCTTTAATTCTTGGTGTTGGAGGCGGAACATTATCGTCTTGAGTTGGTATATATTTTATGATTTGAGAGCTTATTGGTCTTGATGCAAAACGAACGCCTACTCTATAATACTCTTGATTACTACCTTCTAAATAAGGTACAGGTATGTGAATATTGGCATCACTTTGACTGGTGTCATGATAATGTCTAACCCAAACATTATCATTTTCATTACCACTCAAACCTGACTTACTGTGGTATATGACATACTCTAATTCCACTTGATCACTACTTGAATACGGCTTTATTTCCAAGTAAGCATCTTCCATGCTTGCTCTTCTAACTTCATACTCTAAGTAAGTATAACCATATCCACCTACAGGTGAATAGGAAGCGAATTCATAATCTGAATTAGATAAATGTAAGTCAACCGCATATATACTGCTTGATTCTAGTCTATTCCACTGGATATAATCATCAGGGCTTTGTAAATCTGCTTTATCTTTTACTATTTGTATAATGTATTCATTATTTGTGTCATCGTACTTAAATTCCGCATCATTATTTACATCTGTATCTAATCCTGAGTTCGGTGCATTGATAATGCTTCCATTGCTAGCACTTAAATTTATAGTAAAATCTGTGTAAGCTGAACTGC encodes:
- a CDS encoding fibronectin type III domain-containing protein, with the protein product MKKIISYLLVIISVLTVINPININAIVSTPPISSVSVDEVYYALGQNYVNNTPILRPRIGISWNDMNNWNYDTNLEYESPFYEIIVDNITLNEQRTLRIDADASVDSLDIHDEMNLETGSLYEFSVQTRYYRRREVNGEMIREVAPLTEPRASAYAITDLNVELDPSDDAITVIWDDVGIADLDYRIVYAVGDYSNEAKETLLNNAQGEINNLISTSDSVEEFYDENARRNRLRYTIDQNIYPGQIYSIIVEPMQDYLGGELIQRNRNYPYIFTTSTNIDLRVSEVGNYVRLDWSIPDNFKVGQEENEYSLIEARIIEYSGGQSRNVAIFDGDAANVEYYQVPKPNREVEYQIEVTYGGTGLDPIIARSDRVPYVPAELMIRPTQPQVPKPLSRNIMDQLVNDYGTGNTLREKIEEEYLLPGDEFSGNRNQLLNSEDIFTYNQDNNSLQFVFTPFRRRDINEESDTYGDVIVDRDVYYNIYVAKNIEDLSSAIRVVDRKRYDQINENNIIRDDANEILGYREVLTQYFDSDEQGLQDIVPNQLYYIKVEALKDWGSRDVYSEPNIVAIYFDYEGNIYFPPSIVKPPLKVRDEETTQTTVTFEWKENWFEVFFMNNGEDEWHTEVWINSNGDISFEEEEGYTHLPIYDMQESTIRDRLLPLINDQDYFIREINLGEDPFGVSDVNYKFHRIPYSEVKNAINNRQNIDNEYDLNDYIIELLERDRDDIDPVEWREINPNRDEDLLDYTETGLNANTQYLLLLYPYRVDLNGGELLAHYPTPIIVITEPEEQDIHPDPTVPLLRLDNVTDISATIKWRYNTDLEYEIRYSEYEDIGNSEVLPIELPDEDDPLYPSNGSDYLQKVGDLFPNTEYYFWIRAIQSETNSISAWSNPLIVTTEDINKPLPPRGIGLASLDKLRPFGYEENRGEDFLTLEWLLDPEDNPEDYVDANVRKSFVYIVEIADNPRFVDPQYVELTEGNDDILPANVEKLERNLIKVNELIPNRRYYFRLKTRVILEGDNNQILTRESDDYSPTVSLLTIPSSGEYDGDPADSVIVLPSEYFETIYNPDKKELLYRFRYDGYDADGNFDHFIVERLIDSLIKDNAYVYDIDISEYENKPIINRKIEIPYRLWSAFNENDIDLYIDANATKINLPINSINSQMYNIGNQQGSQATVRINVKEDATSISRGQLSNATPVLIPQEISMQIETPQEIRDIQTVDIPLTLSFKTYNRYNVYNNPVEVVRWQQNQLNWQQEQVTYDNYRGELDLVTNDLGLYHSYLNLAPEVESEQTRHWAVPSRENVLSQVSINNIPTDLNENVSKEEYLNILYGLIEDNNSINVNDSLTNEQIQNLRYSRILKDENGFNHNISREETFDMTLSTFSFFQGRTFNPSNNTIELINESNDVNERYINNLALAIEQNFISNPNQIRPDDHLTYGEMFVILDRLLTLR